A single window of Syntrophus aciditrophicus SB DNA harbors:
- a CDS encoding slipin family protein, with protein MYTLVVLVVLVVMFLASAIRVLNEYERGVIFRLGRVIDVKGPGLIILIPVVDRMIKVDMRTITMDVPPQDVITRDNVSIKVNAVVYFRVMDANSAVIQVENFLYATSQLAQTTLRSVCGQVELDEILSEREKINLQLQEILDRSTDPWGIKVSLVEVKHIDLPEEMKRAMAKQAEAERERRAKIIAAEGEYQAAQKLIEAAALMSTQPISVQLRYLQTLNQIAAENNSTTVFPVPIDLFGPFLKGKDKE; from the coding sequence ATGTATACGCTTGTTGTTCTGGTCGTTCTGGTCGTCATGTTTCTCGCGTCGGCTATACGGGTTCTCAATGAATACGAACGTGGTGTAATTTTTCGACTGGGTCGGGTGATTGATGTAAAAGGGCCGGGCCTGATTATCCTGATTCCCGTTGTGGATCGGATGATCAAGGTCGACATGCGGACAATCACCATGGATGTACCTCCTCAGGACGTGATCACACGCGACAACGTTTCGATCAAGGTTAATGCCGTTGTTTATTTCCGGGTGATGGATGCAAACTCGGCCGTTATTCAAGTGGAGAACTTTCTTTATGCCACCTCGCAGCTTGCCCAGACCACCCTCCGCAGTGTATGCGGACAGGTTGAACTGGACGAAATTCTATCTGAAAGAGAAAAAATCAATCTTCAACTACAGGAAATTCTTGATCGGAGTACAGATCCCTGGGGAATCAAGGTTTCTCTTGTCGAGGTGAAGCATATCGATCTTCCTGAAGAGATGAAACGGGCAATGGCCAAACAGGCGGAAGCGGAACGGGAACGGCGGGCAAAGATCATAGCGGCGGAAGGTGAATATCAGGCGGCGCAGAAGCTCATCGAGGCGGCAGCGCTGATGAGCACCCAGCCCATATCTGTGCAGCTCCGTTATCTGCAGACTCTGAACCAGATCGCTGCAGAAAATAATTCGACAACGGTTTTCCCCGTTCCCATCGACCTCTTCGGTCCCTTCCTGAAAGGAAAAGACAAAGAATGA
- a CDS encoding LiaF transmembrane domain-containing protein, whose translation MKDKSAILTGGLVLIALGILIFLQKTTTFGFDRSWPIFLIVIGGGILIKRLGDLGGWIIAAVGVGFFLLRNGHLHLGELSAYVLPLSLILVGAGMVWKHIR comes from the coding sequence TTGAAAGACAAAAGTGCCATTTTGACAGGGGGGTTGGTTCTGATTGCCCTCGGTATCCTCATTTTTCTGCAGAAAACCACAACATTCGGATTTGATCGGAGCTGGCCCATTTTTTTGATCGTGATCGGCGGTGGAATACTGATAAAGAGATTAGGTGATCTTGGAGGCTGGATCATTGCCGCCGTTGGGGTCGGATTTTTTCTGCTCAGAAATGGGCATCTCCACCTGGGTGAATTATCAGCCTATGTTTTGCCACTGTCACTAATACTGGTGGGGGCGGGCATGGTCTGGAAGCATATCAGGTAA
- a CDS encoding MtnX-like HAD-IB family phosphatase, producing MDKRILILCDFDGTTCLNDIGNQILNRYAKGWREIDRAYCANKIGSRLAYLQIQPLFHGTKREMTDYALHHEKIDPHFQPFYQSCKEKGIDLKIVSDGLDFYIASVLRKYDLQEIEFYSNRVVFQSNATLSIEFPSPRNGCHLCGTCKSTILNFYREFYDLIIYVGDSYSDVCPAMIADLVFAKPILSEKCRKNGKACIAYENFRDVGEYLSKFLEEPAGDEESPFWDVATKQGNSRHQENL from the coding sequence ATGGACAAAAGAATTCTGATATTATGTGATTTTGACGGCACGACCTGCCTCAATGATATTGGAAATCAAATTTTGAACCGTTATGCAAAAGGATGGCGGGAAATCGATCGGGCATACTGTGCCAATAAAATCGGCTCGCGCCTTGCCTATCTGCAGATACAGCCTTTATTCCACGGAACTAAGCGGGAGATGACGGACTATGCTCTGCATCACGAAAAAATCGATCCTCACTTTCAGCCCTTTTACCAATCCTGTAAAGAAAAAGGCATAGACTTGAAGATAGTTTCCGACGGCCTGGATTTTTATATTGCTTCCGTACTTCGTAAGTACGATCTGCAGGAAATCGAATTTTATTCCAACAGGGTTGTCTTCCAGAGCAATGCAACCCTGTCCATAGAATTTCCCTCCCCCCGCAACGGCTGTCATCTTTGCGGAACTTGCAAATCAACAATTCTGAATTTTTACCGGGAATTTTATGATCTGATTATTTATGTGGGGGACAGTTATTCCGATGTCTGTCCGGCCATGATTGCCGATCTCGTGTTTGCGAAGCCCATTCTTTCCGAGAAATGCCGTAAAAACGGGAAGGCCTGCATTGCTTATGAAAATTTCCGGGATGTAGGGGAATATCTGAGCAAATTTCTGGAGGAGCCGGCAGGCGACGAAGAATCGCCATTCTGGGATGTTGCAACAAAACAGGGAAACTCGCGGCATCAGGAGAATCTCTGA
- a CDS encoding L,D-transpeptidase family protein yields the protein MDKKRNRTGALRSFLFACVITAPILICACSHYMARPSFGEANEYFSQGNYIASLSKYEQIMKKYPAAGDRVLFEMGIIYAYPGNEQKDYQKSLECFQKLLKDYPESRYRQDSVEMIAHVDNVAIKDKRIIALQKQITTLEQELKSRDNEVAALRKNIEALERELKNRISAIPNMPADRILIEKRKRRLTLIARDKVLKMYKIALGGNPDGPKIRQGDNKTPEGTYIIDSRNRDSRYHLALHISYPNDEDRKRARRLGVSPGGNIMIHGLRNGFSWIGDFHTANDWTKGCIAVTNEEIEEIARLVRNGTIVHILP from the coding sequence ATGGATAAAAAGCGAAACAGAACAGGCGCGCTTCGCTCTTTTTTATTTGCCTGCGTCATCACAGCACCGATTCTGATATGCGCCTGCAGTCACTATATGGCCAGGCCATCCTTCGGGGAAGCAAATGAATATTTCAGTCAGGGAAACTATATAGCCTCTCTGAGTAAATATGAGCAGATAATGAAGAAATATCCGGCGGCAGGAGACAGGGTTCTTTTTGAGATGGGTATTATTTACGCATACCCTGGAAATGAGCAGAAAGATTATCAGAAATCACTGGAATGTTTCCAGAAGCTCCTGAAGGATTACCCGGAGAGCCGGTACAGACAGGACAGCGTGGAGATGATCGCTCATGTCGATAATGTCGCGATAAAAGATAAAAGGATTATCGCTCTGCAAAAACAGATTACGACTCTCGAACAGGAGCTTAAGAGCAGGGATAATGAGGTTGCTGCATTGAGAAAAAATATTGAAGCTCTTGAACGTGAACTCAAAAACAGGATTTCTGCAATCCCGAATATGCCGGCGGACCGGATACTGATTGAAAAGAGAAAACGAAGATTGACATTGATCGCAAGGGACAAGGTGCTCAAGATGTACAAGATAGCCCTGGGAGGTAACCCGGACGGTCCGAAAATAAGACAGGGCGATAACAAAACCCCCGAGGGGACCTACATAATCGATTCAAGGAACAGGGATAGCCGATATCACCTCGCCCTTCACATTTCCTATCCAAATGACGAAGACAGAAAACGGGCAAGGCGTTTGGGTGTCTCGCCAGGTGGCAATATCATGATCCACGGTCTGAGGAACGGTTTTTCGTGGATTGGAGATTTTCACACAGCAAATGACTGGACTAAAGGGTGCATTGCCGTTACGAATGAAGAGATAGAGGAAATTGCCCGTTTAGTGCGAAATGGTACAATTGTTCACATTTTGCCATAA